From a single Gadus morhua chromosome 3, gadMor3.0, whole genome shotgun sequence genomic region:
- the LOC115540971 gene encoding uncharacterized protein LOC115540971, giving the protein MSWMYIFLPIAWGAVVSSYTVVELYVRPGETVTVPCDCKLSSGETIIWYRNCSHENQPPLILTWQELEENKDSKLSNLNGMWNHSSKTYTLLITNISDSHLGLYYCRTEKKYVTEQDQNHTKYEHRYGNVTTRISFDISVGPTLRDIDTSGGPTQKDIGFGDSAAPDCGQCWMLLVTLCPSSALLSLVLYLLCSHMVCARKPPGVSQENRPLLPQHEDENYSRVFYAVMKTPQK; this is encoded by the exons ATGAGCTGGATGTATATCTTTCTACCCATCGCCTGGG gtgctgttgtgtcctcttACACCGTAGTGGAGCTGTACGTGAGACCAGGAGAAACCGTTACTGTACCTTGTGACTGTAAACTCTCATCTGGTGAAACTATTATTTGGTACAGGAATTGTTCTCATGAAAATCAGCCCCCACTTATTCTGACATGGCAGGAATTAGAGGAGAATAAGGACTCCAAATTATCCAATCTAAATGGGATGTGGAACCATTCTTCAAAAACATACACTTTACTGATTACGAACATATCTGATTCTCACCTTGGTCTCTACTATTGTCGAACTGAAAAAAAGTATGTGACAGAGCAAGACCAGAATCATACAAAGTATGAACACAGATATGGAAATGTAACCACAAGGATTTCATTTG ATATAAGTGTAGGTCCTACTCTGAGGGACATTG ATACAAGTGGAGGTCCTACTCAGAAGGACATTG GTTTTGGGGACTCTGCTGCTCCAGACTGTGGACAGTGCTGGATGCTGCTGGTCACACTGTGCccgtcctctgctctcctctctttggtcctctacctcctctgcAGTCACATGG TTTGTGCCAGAAAACCCCCTGGCGTCTCTCAGGAAAACAGACCTTTATTACCGCAACATGAG GATGAAAACTATAGCCGTGTATTTTATGCTGTGATGAAAACTCCACAAAAATAA
- the LOC115540898 gene encoding uncharacterized protein LOC115540898 isoform X3, with protein MSWMYIFLPIALGAVVSSYTVVELYVRPGETVTVPCDCKLSSGETIVWYRNCSHENQPPLILTWQELEENKDSKLSNLNGMWNHSSKTYTLLITNISDSHLGLYYCRTEKKYVTEQDQNHTKYEHRYGNVTTRISFDTSVGPTLKDIGFGNSAAPDCRKCWMLLVILCPSSALLLSLLSSLVVYLCCRRKDEALHVAQTSPSSRDITSIRNQDQDGLCYATLDIPLRSQRPKKKRVQPSEFSTYSAINSRRM; from the exons ATGAGCTGGATGTATATCTTTCTACCCATCGCCTTGG gtgctgttgtgtcctcttACACCGTAGTGGAGCTGTACGTGAGACCAGGAGAAACCGTTACTGTACCTTGTGACTGTAAACTCTCATCTGGTGAAACTATTGTTTGGTACAGGAACTGTTCTCATGAAAATCAGCCCCCACTTATTCTGACATGGCAGGAATTAGAGGAGAATAAGGACTCCAAATTATCCAATCTAAATGGGATGTGGAACCATTCTTCAAAAACATACACTTTACTGATTACGAACATATCTGATTCTCACCTTGGTCTCTACTATTGTCGAACTGAAAAAAAGTATGTGACAGAGCAAGACCAGAATCATACAAAGTATGAACACAGATATGGAAATGTAACCACAAGGATTTCATTTG ATACAAGTGTAGGTCCTACTCTGAAGGACATTG GTTTTGGGAACTCTGCTGCTCCAGACTGTAGAAAGTGTTGGATGCTGCTGGTCATCTTGtgtccctcctctgctcttctcctctccctcctctcatccttggTCGTCTACCTCTGTTGCAGAAGGAAAG ATGAAGCCCTCCATGTTGCTCAGACATCACCCAGCAGTAGAGATATAACATCAATCAGGAACCAG GATCAGGATGGCTTGTGTTACGCTACACTGGATATCCCTCTACGTTCTCAGAGACCTAAAAAGAAGAGAGTCCAACCCTCAGAGTTCAGCACCTACTCAGCCATCAATAGTAGGAGGATGTGA
- the LOC115540898 gene encoding uncharacterized protein LOC115540898 isoform X1: protein MSWMYIFLPIALGAVVSSYTVVELYVRPGETVTVPCDCKLSSGETIVWYRNCSHENQPPLILTWQELEENKDSKLSNLNGMWNHSSKTYTLLITNISDSHLGLYYCRTEKKYVTEQDQNHTKYEHRYGNVTTRISFDISVGPTLRDIDTSVGPTLKDIGFGNSAAPDCRKCWMLLVILCPSSALLLSLLSSLVVYLCCRRKDEALHVAQTSPSSRDITSIRNQDQDGLCYATLDIPLRSQRPKKKRVQPSEFSTYSAINSRRM from the exons ATGAGCTGGATGTATATCTTTCTACCCATCGCCTTGG gtgctgttgtgtcctcttACACCGTAGTGGAGCTGTACGTGAGACCAGGAGAAACCGTTACTGTACCTTGTGACTGTAAACTCTCATCTGGTGAAACTATTGTTTGGTACAGGAACTGTTCTCATGAAAATCAGCCCCCACTTATTCTGACATGGCAGGAATTAGAGGAGAATAAGGACTCCAAATTATCCAATCTAAATGGGATGTGGAACCATTCTTCAAAAACATACACTTTACTGATTACGAACATATCTGATTCTCACCTTGGTCTCTACTATTGTCGAACTGAAAAAAAGTATGTGACAGAGCAAGACCAGAATCATACAAAGTATGAACACAGATATGGAAATGTAACCACAAGGATTTCATTTG ATATAAGTGTAGGTCCTACTCTGAGGGACATTG ATACAAGTGTAGGTCCTACTCTGAAGGACATTG GTTTTGGGAACTCTGCTGCTCCAGACTGTAGAAAGTGTTGGATGCTGCTGGTCATCTTGtgtccctcctctgctcttctcctctccctcctctcatccttggTCGTCTACCTCTGTTGCAGAAGGAAAG ATGAAGCCCTCCATGTTGCTCAGACATCACCCAGCAGTAGAGATATAACATCAATCAGGAACCAG GATCAGGATGGCTTGTGTTACGCTACACTGGATATCCCTCTACGTTCTCAGAGACCTAAAAAGAAGAGAGTCCAACCCTCAGAGTTCAGCACCTACTCAGCCATCAATAGTAGGAGGATGTGA